Genomic DNA from Methanosarcina sp. MTP4:
CGCGGACATCAAGCGGTCCCAGGAAGGGTAAAAATCCCAGGAACCGAATCATTATGATACCATTGATCACTGCCAGAAGGGCAGCCCCAATGGCCAGAATAGTTACACCTATAGGTCTTTCCATGTTCAAATCCCCCTATTAGTATCTCTTTTATTCTCCAGATCATCTCTCTTTATTCTGATCTAATTAATTCTCCGGGTCCTAGGTAAGATACCGAAGCCTTCTAACAGAGTGTAAACAACGTTTTAAATGGCAAATCCGTCTTATGCCAGAGCTCCTGATACCTCCTAATGATTGTTGAAAGGGAAAAAATTCCCTTTCATCTCACAGGATGCACACGGTTCGTGACCCTTTTTCAGGAACGCATTTTGAATCCTATGATAAGTGCCCCGATTCCCCCGGCAACAAGGAAGAGCCCGTATAACCACGGCAGAGCCAGGGTTCCGGCCAGCGGGTCGCTTAGCAGGAGTATCCCGATGATCAGGGTCAGGACTCCTAGGATTCCCACCCCCCAACCCCCTCCTTTAAGGCCCCAGGCGATTTTGATAGCTCCGCTTATGACAGCCCATACTCCAAGAATTATAACGAATAATGCTAGAACTACAAAGGGGCTGAGGATAGGGTACATCAGGACAAGGGCTCCGGCAATGATGCTCAGGACACCCGAAAGCAGCTTCCAGAACCAATCATCCCTGTTAAACAACACCCCTATAATCGAAATAATTCCGCCCAAAAGCCAGAAGATGGCCAGGATCCTCAGGAGTACGATGGTGGTAATCCCCGGACTGTACAGGAGGAATATGCCGATAATAATGGCAACAATTCCTTCCAGGATAACTAACCACCACGGTGCCTCCAGGGCTTCATACCCTGTACCATAGTCAGCAGCAGTTGATTGTTCCATATATTCCACCTCCAAAATTCTATTCAGTGCCTCAACGTCAATACTGTCCTCTGCCCGGCGCAAATACGGAGGTGGCTATAAGAAACACCATTTTGTCTTAAACAGTAAATTCCCCACCCCAGGGTAAAGCACATACAGGCCAGGCCGGAGTCAAAGAGAATACATCGTCTTTCCCCACTTCCAAAGACGGACACGTTCTTCTGCCGGGCAATGCATTGGTGAAAAAAACACTAATGTAATCACAACTTGTCTCCACCTCACAGCTCGTCCCCGAGAATCCTCCGTTTTTGGGACAAACCCTTTGAGAAAGGTGACGGTTTGCGAAAGATAGCAATTCCACCTTTAAAGACACCTGGCATGACGCAGGCGGCAATGAAATTCTTCAATGAAATTCTTCAATGAAATTCTTCAATGAAATTCTTCAGTCATATCACTAAATCGATATGGAGACCGGTTTTTACTTAAACACCTGTTTCGATTAAACATTTCCACATCCGGTCGGACTCGGTGTAGTGATATTATTAAATATATATAAATTATAATATATAAACTCGTTCATTTTTAAATATCAAAAAAAAAATCTCTGTTCATAGACCAGTTTACTTTCAAATGTAGAAAACCCCTTCTGTTTTATCCTGAAATAATTTCGCCTAACCTGCTCAAATATTCTAATTTTTTCACATCCTCACAACCCTAATAACATAACATTGATTCTGAATTTCACTTCAACGGGCAGTCTATTCCGGAACGTATCCACTGCCTGACAGATCCCCGTAATTTTGACTTCCATAACAGCTCTTTTGCAACAAGCCTTTTAAAACAAATGACCGATTCAGTTCAATGTCGTTGATTCGAAGTCGTTTTGCTAATGCAAAAATGGATAAACCAGAAAACAGCTAAACAAAGAAATGAATAGAAACAGGAAATGAATAGAAACAGGAAATGAATAGAAACAGGAAATGAATAGAAACAGGAAATGAAT
This window encodes:
- a CDS encoding HdeD family acid-resistance protein, which produces MEQSTAADYGTGYEALEAPWWLVILEGIVAIIIGIFLLYSPGITTIVLLRILAIFWLLGGIISIIGVLFNRDDWFWKLLSGVLSIIAGALVLMYPILSPFVVLALFVIILGVWAVISGAIKIAWGLKGGGWGVGILGVLTLIIGILLLSDPLAGTLALPWLYGLFLVAGGIGALIIGFKMRS